A stretch of DNA from Methylomicrobium lacus LW14:
GTAAGGTGGTCTTGCCGGTGCCGCTGGCGGCGGCAAAACCGAGGATCGGCTTTTGTGCATGTTGCATGGCGTTAGCGTGATTGGATCGGAGTCAATAATCAGGCTATTCTAAGGTATTATTTACGCCGGCACTACGATAACGGCGGCATGGCTGTTATCATCGCCTGCCATCACGCCGGTCGGTCGTCCGGCGCGATTTTGATTGTGTGCGCCAAACCTGAGTGATCCCCGGAGTCAACCTTGATTCGCATTGTGTTTGTTCTACTGCTGATTTTGCTTGTTTTTTTTGCTTTGCATAAAGTACAAAAAGCGCCTTCCGCCGTAAAGGCCCGTTTTCTGCGTTACCTGATGCTCGCCGGCGGCCTCGTGGTGCTGGGGTATATGGGCATGACCAGCTGGCTCGGCGGACTGTTTGCCTTGCTCGGCCTGGCGGCGGCGTTTTTGCTCAGATTGCTGCCGTCCTTGCTGCAAAATGCGCCCTATCTGCATCAAATCTGGATGGCCTGGCAACGCTCGCAGCGGGGGCAATCTCAGCAACAGGAAACCCGGCATACGTCCGGCAAAATGACCGCGGAGGAAGCTTACGAGATTTTGGGATTGAAAATAGGCGCAAGCGACAAGGAAGTCATCGAGGCACATCGCCGGCTGATGCAAAAAATTCATCCGGACCGGGGCGGCTCCGATTATCTGGCCGCAAAAATCAATCTGGCCAAAAAGACACTATTAGAAAGATAAGTGCCATGCCAAATGTTTGTCGAAGCGCCGTGTTGATGTCGGTTGCGGTTTTGGCTGCGATCACGGCCGGCTGTACCGAACGCGTGGATTTAGCGCCGGTACTGTCCGGCCATCAACATATCAACGATGCCTATCCGGATGAGCCCTATCCAGATGATTCCTATCCGCCGCCGGTGACGAGCGGCTATGTTCCACCACAGCAGCGCCAGCAGAAAATGCCGCCTGCGCCGCCCCATCCTTACCCGAAGGCATCGATCCCGGTGAAACGGGAAGCGCCGGCAGCCAGGCCTGATCCCGTCATGCCGGCCGAGAGGAATGAAGCCAAGCGCAAGCCCAAAACAATTGCTTCTGCGCTAACGGCCAAAAAAAGTATAATGCCAAAGACCGAGCCGGAAAAACCGGCTCGGAAAGCCACGGCACACGAAAAAAAGCCAAGCCGAACCCTTGCGAAAAATGATCATGCCGATTTGAACTTCGGCTGGCCGTTGGCCGGCAACATTTTGAAGAGCTATACCCAGACCGGCAAAAAAGGCATCCGCATCGCCGGCAAAAAAGGGCAAACGGTACGGGCCGCCGAGGCCGGAAAGGTCGTCTATAGCGGACAGGGATTGATCGGATATGGTAATCTGCTTATCATAAAGCATAATAGTCAGTATTTGACCGCTTATGCGAATAACAGCGCCTTATTGGCCAAGGAGGGTGACGTTGTCGAGAAGGGACAAGGGATCGCCACGGTTGGCGCGAGCGCCGCGCAAAAAGCCATGCTGCATTTTGAAATTCGCAAACAGGGTAAGTCGGTCAATCCGCTTACATTATTACCGAAGCTATGACGATACTGTTGAATGATCAAGCGAAGCGTCAGGGGGAATAAGATGAAAAAAGAGATAGTAGAGCCCGCTGATGATGACATCGGCCCACCGTTTGAAGATGCAGAGGATGAGGAGCTGTTTTTAGCGGAAGAGTTCGAGGAAGCGGACGATGTGATCGACGAGATAGACATCGAAAGTGAAGTCCAGACGCTCAAAGCCCGCGATGACAATTTCGACGCGACTCGCGTCTATCTGAACGATCTCGGCCGCTCGAAACTCTTATCGGCCGACCAGGAAAAACTATACGGCGCCAAAGCCTTACGCGGCGACCCCGAGGCCCGCAAGGTCATGATCGAAAGCAATCTGCGCCTGGTCGTGAAGATTTCCCGCCGTTATCTCAACCGGGGACTGCCGCTGCTCGATTTGATCGAGGAAGGCAATCTCGGCTTGATTCGCGCGGTCGAAAAGTTCGATCCGGACCGCGGCTTCCGTTTTTCGACCTATGCGACCTGGTGGATACGGCAAACGATCGAACGCGCGATCATGAATCAGACCCGCACGATCCGTCTGCCGATTCATATCGTAAAGGAAATGAACACGTATCTGAAGGCGCAGCGCCATCTGCAACAGACGCTCGATCACGATCCGAGCGCCGAGGAAATTGCGCAATTTATGGATAAACCGGCCTATAAGGTCGAGAAGATGCTCAAATTGAACGAACGTGTTACCTCGATCGATGTGCCGTGCAGCAAGGATGTCGATAAGCCGATGGTCGAGACGATTTCGGATGAAGACAGCCCGTCGGCCGCCGACCGCATCCAGGAAGACGGCATCCGCCAGAGCGTTTCCGGCTGGGTCTATCAATTGCCGGAAAAGCAGCGCGAAGTGATCTGCCGGCGCTATGGGCTCTGCGGCTATGAGGCCGAAACACTCGAACAGGTCGCACTGGAATTGAGCGTGACCCGCGAGCGTGTGCGGCAGATTCAGATGGACGGATTGAAACGCTTAAAAGAGATCCTGCATGTGAACGGCTATTCGTTCGAAACGATCTTCAATTGAACTGGCGGCCGGTTGGGATTGGGTTCCCGGACGCCCCCTCGTCGCTCCGGCGCAGAGCGCCGCCACCCCTGGCATAGAATGCTTCAAGGCATAAGATCGGAGCGGATCGACAGGCTTGCCGAATCCCTGTTTGCGGGGCTCAAGCACAGCCTTTTGCCCGTCACCCACTCAGTTTAAAAGCTGGAAGCCGCCGTGCGGCTTTATCACCGAAAACGATCTTCCGGCGTTGCATTGCAATCGCCTGCCGCGGTTCGCGTCACCCGAACGCGCTCAACGATTGACAACGCTAAGCCATCGCGTTATAAACCCCAAAAGTCTCAGTTGATTTTTTCATTAACCGTCAAGGGGGGGTCATGGCAATCAAACACAATGCTTCACAAGGCTCAAGACACGCTCGCCAATCCGGATCGCACGCTTGCGCGTTTTGCACGATCATCCCGCCGCATATGACCGACCACATCCTCAAGCACGGCGATGAAGCCATGCGCGACTTGACCATGGAAACGATGCGAATGACCGAACAGTTCCGGGGCATCCGGGGCATCATGGGCAGCATGCCGGCGCTTGCGGTTTCGACCGGAGAGAAACGGCGCACCGTTTATGATGCGAAGCAAGGCGTAACGCTGCCCGGCCGCCTGGTGCGCGGAGAGGGCGGACGGGCCAAGCGGGACATCGCGGTCAACGAGGCCTATGACGG
This window harbors:
- a CDS encoding DnaJ domain-containing protein, encoding MHKVQKAPSAVKARFLRYLMLAGGLVVLGYMGMTSWLGGLFALLGLAAAFLLRLLPSLLQNAPYLHQIWMAWQRSQRGQSQQQETRHTSGKMTAEEAYEILGLKIGASDKEVIEAHRRLMQKIHPDRGGSDYLAAKINLAKKTLLER
- a CDS encoding peptidoglycan DD-metalloendopeptidase family protein, with translation MDLAPVLSGHQHINDAYPDEPYPDDSYPPPVTSGYVPPQQRQQKMPPAPPHPYPKASIPVKREAPAARPDPVMPAERNEAKRKPKTIASALTAKKSIMPKTEPEKPARKATAHEKKPSRTLAKNDHADLNFGWPLAGNILKSYTQTGKKGIRIAGKKGQTVRAAEAGKVVYSGQGLIGYGNLLIIKHNSQYLTAYANNSALLAKEGDVVEKGQGIATVGASAAQKAMLHFEIRKQGKSVNPLTLLPKL
- the rpoS gene encoding RNA polymerase sigma factor RpoS, whose amino-acid sequence is MKKEIVEPADDDIGPPFEDAEDEELFLAEEFEEADDVIDEIDIESEVQTLKARDDNFDATRVYLNDLGRSKLLSADQEKLYGAKALRGDPEARKVMIESNLRLVVKISRRYLNRGLPLLDLIEEGNLGLIRAVEKFDPDRGFRFSTYATWWIRQTIERAIMNQTRTIRLPIHIVKEMNTYLKAQRHLQQTLDHDPSAEEIAQFMDKPAYKVEKMLKLNERVTSIDVPCSKDVDKPMVETISDEDSPSAADRIQEDGIRQSVSGWVYQLPEKQREVICRRYGLCGYEAETLEQVALELSVTRERVRQIQMDGLKRLKEILHVNGYSFETIFN